Proteins co-encoded in one Bradyrhizobium sp. 170 genomic window:
- a CDS encoding DUF2059 domain-containing protein, translating into MKSLSRILSAAGLAVGLALTAVPAEAQQKNAPAATTTLKPGSPAALAAAKEILTMKNAAAMYANAVPNLVEQTKNVLLQSNLNYQKDLNEVAIIVAKNLAGREKEIGDGMAQVYANEFTEQELKDLVTFYKSPLGQKLLAAEPRAIQFSMSYMNQWAQAFAETINGQFRAEMRKRGKEI; encoded by the coding sequence ATGAAGAGCCTTTCACGGATTTTGTCGGCGGCCGGCCTCGCAGTCGGACTGGCCCTGACCGCCGTTCCGGCCGAGGCGCAGCAGAAAAATGCGCCTGCCGCGACCACGACACTCAAGCCCGGCTCGCCGGCGGCGCTCGCCGCCGCCAAGGAAATCCTGACGATGAAGAACGCGGCGGCGATGTACGCCAACGCCGTTCCCAATCTCGTCGAGCAGACCAAGAACGTGCTGCTGCAGAGCAATCTGAACTATCAGAAGGATCTCAACGAGGTCGCCATCATCGTTGCCAAGAATCTCGCCGGCCGCGAGAAGGAAATCGGCGACGGCATGGCGCAGGTCTACGCCAACGAGTTCACCGAGCAGGAGCTGAAGGATCTCGTCACCTTCTACAAGTCGCCGCTCGGCCAGAAGCTGCTCGCGGCCGAGCCCCGCGCCATCCAGTTCAGCATGTCCTACATGAACCAGTGGGCGCAGGCCTTTGCCGAGACCATCAACGGCCAGTTCCGGGCCGAGATGAGGAAACGCGGCAAGGAAATCTGA
- the rpiA gene encoding ribose-5-phosphate isomerase RpiA, giving the protein MDGLKRQAAAQALEHVQDGMKLGLGTGSTAKHFVDLLGEKVAGGMKVVGVPTSEATRAQAEACKIPLTTLDEVDRLDLTVDGADELDPALNLIKGGGGALLREKIVAAASDRMIVIADDTKWVDVLGRFPLPVEVIPFGLAATQRAMAMAFAQSGVSGQMGLRKGKDGHVFVTDGGHWIVDAHLERITDAPRLAGLLSLIPGVVEHGLFIGLASTAVLAGAQGIRVVERR; this is encoded by the coding sequence ATGGACGGACTTAAGCGGCAGGCGGCGGCACAGGCGCTGGAGCATGTGCAGGACGGCATGAAGCTCGGGCTCGGCACCGGCTCGACCGCCAAGCATTTTGTCGACCTGCTCGGCGAGAAGGTTGCGGGTGGGATGAAAGTGGTGGGCGTGCCCACCTCGGAGGCGACCCGCGCCCAGGCCGAAGCGTGCAAAATTCCGCTGACTACGCTCGATGAAGTCGACCGGCTCGATCTCACCGTCGACGGCGCCGACGAGCTCGATCCCGCGTTGAACCTGATCAAGGGCGGCGGCGGCGCGCTGTTGCGGGAGAAAATCGTGGCGGCGGCCTCCGATCGCATGATCGTGATTGCCGACGATACCAAATGGGTCGATGTTCTCGGCCGTTTCCCCCTACCTGTAGAGGTGATTCCGTTCGGGCTGGCCGCAACCCAGCGGGCGATGGCAATGGCATTTGCCCAAAGCGGCGTTTCCGGGCAAATGGGGCTCCGCAAGGGCAAGGACGGCCACGTTTTTGTCACCGATGGCGGCCACTGGATTGTCGATGCCCATCTGGAACGCATCACGGATGCGCCGCGTCTGGCGGGCCTGTTGAGCCTGATCCCGGGTGTCGTCGAACACGGGTTGTTCATTGGCCTGGCCAGCACCGCCGTCCTGGCAGGTGCCCAGGGAATTCGCGTAGTTGAGCGGCGGTAA
- a CDS encoding AraC family transcriptional regulator: protein MSFVPINPPFRFSTRDLTPAQRLPAWYEVFCRSASRRYCRALDEACHADMQIWSFGEAPHASEAHVRIQWTTLTHGIETHRTRELLSDGCDDLVLTIQQASEASVTQCGREVIANAGAGVLTSNADVSAMSFGGASKFVSVAVSRKIIMAMAPGAEDAVAKPTHLDSAVLPLLVSYLGVLEDQSAVQSPEVARAVSLHIHDLCALAIGASRDAAEFAGGRGLRAARLRMLKDDIAQHLTYGPVTAADLARRHRVTPRYVHKLFESEGISLSRFVRARRLALVHRSLSNPNLAGRTIGALAFEAGYGDLSTFNHDFRRHYGMTPSALRAAVLGASKVSPDRNLPFGGSEAG, encoded by the coding sequence ACAGCGTCTGCCGGCATGGTATGAGGTGTTTTGCCGCTCAGCCTCGCGGCGCTACTGCCGGGCGCTCGACGAGGCCTGTCATGCCGATATGCAGATATGGTCGTTCGGCGAAGCTCCCCACGCGTCGGAAGCCCATGTCCGGATTCAGTGGACCACGCTCACGCACGGCATCGAGACGCACCGCACGCGCGAGCTTCTGAGCGATGGCTGCGACGACCTCGTCCTCACGATTCAGCAGGCCAGCGAAGCCTCCGTGACTCAATGCGGCAGGGAAGTAATTGCGAACGCGGGCGCGGGCGTTCTGACGTCGAACGCCGATGTCAGCGCGATGTCGTTCGGCGGGGCGTCGAAGTTCGTCAGCGTCGCGGTGTCACGCAAAATCATCATGGCGATGGCGCCGGGCGCGGAGGACGCGGTCGCCAAGCCGACGCATCTGGATTCCGCCGTGCTGCCGCTGCTGGTCAGCTATCTCGGCGTCCTCGAGGATCAATCCGCCGTGCAGTCTCCGGAAGTGGCGCGAGCCGTGTCGCTGCATATTCACGATCTCTGTGCGCTCGCGATCGGTGCGTCGCGCGATGCGGCGGAATTCGCTGGCGGACGTGGATTGCGGGCAGCGCGGTTGCGGATGCTGAAGGACGATATCGCCCAGCATCTGACGTACGGGCCGGTAACGGCCGCCGACCTCGCTCGGCGCCATCGCGTCACACCGCGTTATGTGCACAAATTGTTCGAGAGTGAGGGCATATCATTGTCCCGCTTTGTCCGTGCCCGGCGGCTGGCGCTGGTCCATCGCAGCCTCAGCAATCCAAACCTGGCCGGCCGCACCATCGGCGCGCTGGCGTTTGAGGCCGGTTACGGCGATCTTTCGACCTTCAATCATGATTTTCGTCGTCACTATGGAATGACCCCGTCCGCCCTGCGCGCGGCCGTCCTTGGCGCCAGCAAGGTAAGTCCTGATCGAAACCTGCCTTTCGGGGGCAGTGAGGCCGGTTAA